A portion of the Streptomyces erythrochromogenes genome contains these proteins:
- a CDS encoding ribonuclease HII: MPYEAPTHTVERSLRATTGAKVIAGVDEVGRGAWAGPVTVCAAITGLRRPPAGLTDSKLLTPKRRDALLDVLEDWVTAYALGHSTPEEIDELGMTAALRLAAERALEALPVRPDAVILDGKHDYLGPPWRVRTVIKGDQSCIAVSAASVIAKVRRDRMMAELGEQGGGIEDFAFAANAGYPSPVHRAALEERGPTPYHRLSWSYLDALPRWRHLKKVRRSEESMELENGGQLGFDF; the protein is encoded by the coding sequence ATGCCGTACGAAGCACCCACCCACACCGTCGAGCGCTCCCTCCGTGCAACCACCGGCGCCAAGGTCATCGCCGGGGTCGACGAAGTCGGACGAGGGGCCTGGGCCGGTCCCGTCACCGTGTGTGCGGCGATCACGGGCCTGCGCCGGCCGCCCGCCGGGCTCACCGACTCCAAACTGCTCACCCCCAAGCGGCGCGACGCTCTGCTCGATGTCCTGGAGGACTGGGTCACCGCGTACGCGCTCGGGCACTCCACGCCCGAGGAGATCGACGAACTGGGCATGACGGCCGCCCTGCGGCTCGCTGCGGAGCGCGCGCTGGAGGCCCTGCCGGTGCGGCCCGACGCGGTGATACTCGACGGCAAGCACGACTATCTCGGCCCGCCCTGGCGGGTTCGTACGGTGATCAAGGGCGACCAGTCCTGCATCGCCGTCTCGGCGGCTTCGGTCATCGCCAAGGTCCGACGCGACCGCATGATGGCCGAACTCGGCGAACAGGGCGGCGGAATCGAGGACTTCGCTTTCGCCGCCAATGCCGGATACCCCTCGCCCGTGCATCGGGCGGCCCTTGAGGAGCGGGGGCCCACCCCCTACCACCGGCTCTCGTGGTCGTACCTCGACGCGCTGCCCAGATGGCGCCACCTGAAGAAGGTGCGCCGCAGCGAGGAGTCGATGGAGCTGGAAAACGGAGGCCAACTCGGCTTCGATTTCTGA
- a CDS encoding TetR/AcrR family transcriptional regulator, which translates to MVGSRWSSASPGRRRGPELERAILDAALEQLSTVGWNALTMEGVAAGAQTGKAALYRRWPSKADLVADALRTGLPEIGEIPDSGSIREDLYLLCEQTRDVMHSRAGQALWSVLHECDHLTAERFHGVIWSGLQEPARRLIRELVLRGIERGDVRPDATGPFVVDVIPAMLMYRAKVCGSEWRDADIAELIDGVMVPLLRV; encoded by the coding sequence ATGGTGGGTTCGCGCTGGTCATCGGCGTCGCCGGGGCGCAGGCGGGGTCCCGAACTCGAACGGGCGATTCTCGACGCGGCGTTGGAGCAACTGAGCACGGTCGGCTGGAACGCGCTGACCATGGAGGGTGTCGCGGCCGGTGCGCAGACCGGCAAGGCCGCGCTGTACCGGCGCTGGCCCTCGAAGGCGGATCTCGTGGCCGACGCGCTGCGGACCGGACTGCCGGAGATCGGTGAGATTCCCGACTCCGGCTCGATCCGCGAGGACCTCTACCTGCTGTGCGAGCAGACGAGGGACGTCATGCACTCGCGTGCCGGACAGGCCCTCTGGTCGGTGCTTCACGAATGCGATCACTTGACCGCGGAGCGGTTCCACGGCGTCATTTGGTCCGGGCTGCAGGAGCCCGCCCGGCGTCTGATCAGGGAGCTTGTGCTGCGCGGAATCGAGCGGGGGGACGTGCGACCGGACGCTACTGGTCCGTTTGTCGTGGATGTCATTCCGGCGATGCTGATGTACCGCGCCAAGGTGTGCGGAAGCGAATGGAGGGATGCTGACATCGCCGAGTTGATCGACGGGGTGATGGTGCCGCTGCTCAGGGTGTGA
- a CDS encoding MFS transporter, whose amino-acid sequence MTSSQLAAPRIPGAARREGRPGVALAVIAACQLMVVLDATIVNIALPHIQTALDFSTTDLSWVLSAYTLTFGGLLLLGGRAGDILGRRRVFLAGILLFTLASLLGGFAQEPWQLLAARALQGVGGAIASPTSLALITTTFAEGPERNRAFGVFAAVSAGGGAIGLLAGGMLTEWLDWRWVLFVNVPIGILIAVLTPLYISESERHPGRFDIAGALTSTGGMASLVYGFIRASEEGWRDPLTLGSFAAALVLLALFVVIESQAREPIIPLRMFADRNRTGTYVIMLGLAAAMFGMFFFIVQFVQNVLGFSPIRSGLGFLPVTVAIVTAAGLSQRFLPRFGPKPFMVIGSALTGTGLAWLALLRTDSSYLSGVLGPMLLFGFGMGLNFVTLTLTAVSGVDPKEAGAASGLLNAGQQVGGSLGLSILVTVFGTASREEATKQVPAFLAQADPQAAAAFKETGRLPDPWGDLVLAQGISTSFMAAVAMAGLALATALLVIRVRKSDLQALAGAAAKAGPAA is encoded by the coding sequence GTGACAAGCTCTCAACTCGCCGCGCCCCGGATACCGGGGGCGGCGCGCCGGGAGGGACGCCCCGGCGTGGCGCTCGCCGTCATCGCCGCCTGCCAGCTCATGGTCGTCCTCGACGCGACCATCGTGAACATCGCGCTCCCGCACATCCAGACCGCGCTCGACTTCAGCACCACCGACCTCTCCTGGGTGCTCAGCGCCTACACCCTCACCTTCGGCGGACTGCTGCTGCTCGGCGGCCGGGCCGGCGACATCCTCGGCCGGCGCCGGGTGTTCCTGGCCGGAATCCTGCTCTTCACGCTGGCCTCGCTCCTCGGCGGCTTCGCCCAGGAGCCGTGGCAGCTGCTCGCCGCCCGAGCCCTCCAGGGGGTCGGCGGCGCGATCGCCTCCCCGACCTCGCTCGCGCTGATCACGACGACGTTCGCCGAAGGCCCGGAGCGGAACCGGGCGTTCGGAGTGTTCGCCGCCGTCTCCGCGGGCGGTGGCGCGATCGGCCTGCTGGCGGGCGGCATGCTGACCGAGTGGCTCGACTGGCGCTGGGTGCTCTTCGTCAACGTACCGATCGGCATTCTGATCGCGGTGCTCACCCCGCTCTACATCAGCGAGTCCGAGCGCCACCCCGGCCGTTTCGACATCGCCGGAGCCCTCACCTCCACCGGCGGCATGGCCTCGCTCGTCTACGGCTTCATCCGCGCCTCGGAGGAGGGCTGGCGCGACCCGCTCACTCTCGGCTCGTTCGCCGCCGCCCTGGTCCTGCTGGCGCTCTTCGTCGTCATCGAGTCGCAGGCCCGCGAACCGATCATCCCGCTGCGCATGTTCGCCGACCGCAACCGCACCGGCACCTACGTCATCATGCTCGGCCTCGCCGCGGCGATGTTCGGCATGTTCTTCTTCATCGTCCAGTTCGTGCAGAACGTGCTGGGCTTCTCGCCGATCCGGTCGGGGCTCGGCTTCCTGCCCGTCACGGTCGCCATCGTCACCGCCGCCGGCCTCTCGCAGCGCTTCCTGCCGCGCTTCGGCCCCAAGCCCTTCATGGTCATCGGATCCGCGCTCACCGGCACCGGGCTGGCCTGGCTGGCCCTCCTGCGGACCGACAGCTCGTACCTCTCCGGCGTCCTCGGCCCGATGCTCCTGTTCGGCTTCGGCATGGGCCTCAACTTCGTGACGCTGACCCTGACCGCCGTTTCCGGGGTGGACCCGAAGGAGGCCGGGGCCGCCTCCGGACTGCTGAACGCCGGCCAGCAGGTCGGCGGCTCGCTCGGCCTGTCCATCCTCGTCACCGTCTTCGGCACCGCCAGCCGCGAGGAGGCCACGAAGCAGGTACCGGCCTTCCTTGCCCAGGCGGATCCCCAGGCCGCGGCCGCCTTCAAGGAGACCGGACGGCTGCCCGACCCCTGGGGGGACCTCGTCCTGGCCCAGGGCATCTCCACCTCGTTCATGGCCGCCGTGGCGATGGCCGGCCTCGCCCTGGCCACCGCCCTGCTGGTGATCCGGGTGCGCAAGAGCGACCTGCAGGCCCTGGCCGGCGCCGCCGCGAAGGCCGGTCCGGCCGCCTGA
- a CDS encoding DUF4153 domain-containing protein, producing the protein MSENTGGADEARREAAASAEPATGDSSTRPAQAGNPPADAAGPRPGAHAGRPAWQPHHHPQQPRPWGAPPPRPTAKPSWATLVRPAEAAPVRTATLVAVFASGLAAALLLADGMGPGLLLAVVPAVVAAYVAARVAGRTARPWTLAWVIGCLALLAIPALRDSAWPSTLAILAALLLGALALHGSRTWPGVFLSPLGFIDSTVSGVAWVLKGLRSRGSVGKDRWLPVAKAAGVAVALLVLFGALFASADAAFADLLGGLIPDVSVEDGPIRFMLFVLGAVIAIAAARTAAAPLRWDRIRTAPGKPRSRVEWALPLIVLNLLFAGFNAVQLAVLFGGYDKVLESTGLTYAEYARQGFWQLLWATLLTLAVIALALRWAPRSGAGDRRFVRIVLGVLCALTLVVVAAALRRMDLYVDAYGLTRLRVSVAAMELWLGLVIVLIMAAGVFGARWLPRAVAGSAAAAVLAFGLLSPDGMVAERNVARFEKDQKIDLAYFQSLSADAVPALDRLPEPQRSCALRGINDDMSRAGDVPWYALSMGEYRARQILRERPVTASYEVCSRLGTFGSRAEY; encoded by the coding sequence ATGTCAGAGAACACCGGCGGGGCGGACGAAGCCCGGCGCGAGGCGGCGGCAAGCGCAGAGCCCGCGACAGGGGATTCGTCCACACGCCCGGCCCAGGCCGGCAATCCGCCCGCCGACGCGGCCGGGCCCCGGCCGGGTGCACACGCCGGCCGGCCCGCCTGGCAGCCGCACCACCACCCGCAGCAACCGCGCCCCTGGGGGGCGCCGCCCCCGAGGCCGACCGCGAAACCCTCCTGGGCCACGCTGGTGCGCCCCGCCGAGGCCGCCCCCGTCCGGACCGCGACCCTGGTCGCCGTCTTCGCATCCGGCCTCGCCGCCGCGCTCCTCCTGGCCGACGGCATGGGCCCCGGCCTGCTCCTCGCGGTGGTGCCCGCCGTCGTCGCCGCGTACGTCGCCGCCCGCGTGGCCGGCCGTACGGCCCGGCCCTGGACGCTGGCCTGGGTGATCGGCTGCCTCGCACTCCTCGCGATACCCGCCCTGCGCGACTCCGCCTGGCCGTCCACGCTCGCGATCCTGGCCGCCCTGCTGCTGGGTGCGCTCGCCCTCCACGGCAGCCGCACCTGGCCCGGAGTCTTCCTCAGCCCGCTCGGCTTCATCGACTCCACCGTGTCCGGCGTCGCCTGGGTCCTGAAGGGGCTGCGCTCGCGCGGCAGCGTCGGCAAGGACCGCTGGCTCCCCGTCGCCAAGGCGGCCGGCGTGGCCGTGGCCCTGCTCGTCCTCTTCGGCGCGCTGTTCGCCTCCGCGGACGCTGCCTTCGCCGATCTCCTGGGCGGTTTGATACCCGACGTGTCGGTCGAGGACGGGCCGATCCGGTTCATGCTCTTCGTCCTCGGTGCGGTGATCGCGATCGCGGCTGCCCGCACCGCGGCCGCCCCACTGCGCTGGGACCGGATCCGGACGGCCCCGGGCAAACCGCGCTCCCGGGTCGAATGGGCCCTTCCGCTCATCGTGCTCAACCTGCTCTTCGCCGGATTCAACGCCGTGCAGCTGGCCGTCCTCTTCGGCGGCTACGACAAGGTCCTGGAGAGCACCGGCCTCACCTACGCCGAATACGCCCGCCAGGGATTCTGGCAACTGCTCTGGGCCACCCTGCTCACCCTCGCGGTGATCGCGCTCGCCCTGCGCTGGGCTCCGCGCTCCGGGGCGGGCGACCGGCGCTTCGTCCGGATCGTCCTCGGAGTCCTGTGCGCGCTGACGCTCGTCGTGGTCGCGGCCGCGCTGCGCCGCATGGACCTCTACGTGGACGCGTACGGGCTGACCAGGCTGCGGGTCTCGGTGGCCGCGATGGAGCTGTGGCTCGGGCTGGTCATCGTACTGATCATGGCGGCCGGCGTGTTCGGCGCGCGGTGGCTGCCGCGGGCGGTCGCGGGCAGCGCCGCCGCCGCGGTCCTGGCCTTCGGCCTGCTGTCGCCGGACGGGATGGTCGCCGAACGGAACGTGGCCCGCTTCGAGAAGGACCAGAAGATCGACCTGGCCTACTTCCAGTCCTTGTCGGCGGATGCCGTCCCCGCCCTGGACCGGCTGCCCGAGCCCCAGCGGTCCTGCGCCCTGCGCGGGATCAACGACGACATGTCCCGGGCCGGCGACGTCCCCTGGTACGCGCTGAGCATGGGCGAGTACCGCGCCCGGCAGATCCTGCGCGAGCGCCCGGTGACGGCGTCGTACGAGGTCTGCTCACGGCTCGGAACCTTCGGCAGCAGGGCCGAGTACTAG
- a CDS encoding ADP-ribosylglycohydrolase family protein, producing the protein MTPDSTPERRYARAMASLRGLALGDALGSQYFVPVNYPLLKRRELPSGTETWQWTDDTEMACSVVAVLAGHGRIDQDALASSFAHHHDFDRGYGPAVNRMLRLVREGEDWRTLAAELFNGQGSWGNGAAMRIAPLGAWYADDPEQATHQAEISAYTTHQHREAVCGAMAVAAAAALAAGTDAPPKAADLLDGVIALVPRSAVGAGLRRARDMLDYGDATTVAAVLGCGRRTSAHDTVPFALWSAARALDDYERAFWTTAQVGGDVDTTCAIVGGVLGARGDAVLPAEWLARTEALPAWLPETAA; encoded by the coding sequence ATGACGCCTGACTCCACTCCCGAACGGCGCTACGCACGCGCCATGGCCAGCCTCCGCGGGCTGGCGCTGGGTGATGCCCTCGGCTCCCAGTACTTCGTCCCCGTGAACTACCCGCTGCTCAAGCGGCGCGAACTGCCGTCCGGCACCGAGACGTGGCAGTGGACCGACGACACCGAGATGGCCTGCTCGGTGGTGGCCGTGCTGGCCGGGCACGGGCGGATCGACCAGGACGCGCTCGCGAGCTCCTTCGCCCACCACCACGACTTCGACCGGGGCTACGGGCCCGCAGTGAACCGGATGCTGCGTCTGGTGCGGGAGGGCGAGGACTGGCGCACGCTGGCCGCCGAGCTGTTCAACGGGCAGGGCTCGTGGGGCAACGGCGCCGCCATGCGGATCGCGCCGCTGGGCGCCTGGTACGCCGACGACCCGGAGCAGGCCACTCACCAGGCGGAGATCTCCGCCTACACGACCCACCAGCACCGCGAGGCCGTGTGCGGGGCGATGGCCGTCGCCGCGGCGGCCGCGCTGGCCGCCGGTACGGACGCCCCGCCGAAGGCGGCCGACCTGCTGGACGGGGTGATCGCCCTCGTGCCGCGCAGTGCCGTGGGCGCCGGGCTGCGGCGCGCCCGGGACATGCTGGACTACGGCGACGCGACCACCGTCGCCGCCGTGCTGGGCTGCGGACGGCGCACGAGCGCGCACGACACCGTGCCGTTCGCCCTGTGGTCGGCGGCGCGGGCACTGGACGATTACGAGCGGGCGTTCTGGACCACCGCGCAGGTGGGTGGGGACGTCGACACGACCTGCGCGATCGTCGGCGGAGTACTGGGCGCGCGCGGCGACGCGGTGCTGCCGGCCGAGTGGCTGGCGCGCACCGAAGCCCTGCCGGCCTGGCTGCCGGAGACGGCGGCGTAG
- a CDS encoding histidine phosphatase family protein encodes MVRPRRIVLVRHGESEGNADDTVYEREPDHALRLTRNGREQAAASGVRLREIFGNETISAYVSPYRRTLQTFRELGLDPRRVRMREEPRLREQDWGNWQDRADVQLQKAYRDAYGHFFYRFAQGESGADVYDRVGSFLESLYRSFEAPDHPQNVLLVTHGLTMRLFCMRWFHWSVAEFESLSNPGNGDFRMLLLGPDGRYRLDRPFERWTTPEPYDLDG; translated from the coding sequence ATGGTTCGACCACGGCGCATCGTCCTTGTCCGCCACGGGGAATCGGAGGGGAACGCCGACGACACGGTGTACGAGAGGGAACCCGACCACGCCCTGCGGCTGACCCGGAACGGCCGCGAGCAGGCCGCGGCGTCCGGCGTCCGGCTGCGCGAGATCTTCGGCAACGAGACGATCAGCGCGTACGTCTCGCCCTACCGGAGGACCCTCCAGACCTTCCGGGAGCTCGGGCTCGACCCCAGGCGGGTCCGGATGCGCGAGGAGCCGCGGCTGCGCGAGCAGGACTGGGGCAACTGGCAGGACCGGGCGGACGTACAGCTCCAGAAGGCGTACCGGGACGCGTACGGACACTTCTTCTACCGCTTCGCGCAGGGCGAGTCGGGCGCCGACGTGTACGACCGGGTCGGATCCTTCCTGGAAAGCCTCTACCGCAGCTTCGAGGCGCCGGACCATCCCCAGAACGTGCTGCTGGTGACGCACGGGCTGACGATGCGGCTGTTCTGCATGCGCTGGTTCCACTGGTCGGTGGCCGAGTTCGAGTCCCTGTCCAATCCGGGGAACGGCGATTTCCGGATGCTCCTGCTGGGACCCGATGGCCGGTACCGGCTGGACCGCCCGTTTGAGCGGTGGACCACACCTGAGCCTTACGACCTGGACGGCTAG
- a CDS encoding YdbC family protein — protein MLVKWIRCTVTDRRGFERGQRKWAGLPGEPGFRGQGGGWSRGRQGVAHVFAFWESRSFYDSFMARSHDRLAAAQHGTYTDLRVTLFDHRFDVKTGFEPRFTDADVVRVAHTRVREGRVDHFALMQEKVWNPAMAGSPGMVRGLFGEAPGREFLVLSMWHAAAEHGKYRQERVERLSLRAQIQADVEALTGDVVDLEPSWTV, from the coding sequence GTGCTGGTCAAGTGGATTCGCTGCACGGTGACGGACCGACGCGGGTTCGAGCGGGGGCAGCGAAAATGGGCGGGGCTGCCGGGCGAGCCGGGTTTCCGGGGGCAGGGCGGCGGCTGGAGCAGAGGCCGGCAGGGGGTGGCGCATGTCTTCGCGTTCTGGGAGAGCCGGTCCTTCTACGACTCCTTCATGGCGCGCTCGCACGACAGACTGGCCGCCGCGCAGCACGGCACCTACACCGATCTGCGGGTCACCCTCTTCGACCACCGCTTCGACGTGAAGACCGGCTTCGAGCCGCGCTTCACCGATGCCGACGTCGTCCGGGTGGCGCACACCCGTGTCCGGGAGGGCCGGGTCGACCACTTCGCCCTCATGCAGGAGAAGGTGTGGAACCCGGCCATGGCGGGCTCGCCCGGGATGGTCCGGGGCCTCTTCGGCGAGGCCCCGGGCCGGGAGTTCCTGGTGCTCTCCATGTGGCACGCCGCCGCCGAGCACGGCAAGTACCGGCAGGAGCGGGTCGAGCGGCTGTCCCTGCGCGCCCAGATCCAGGCGGACGTCGAAGCGCTCACCGGTGACGTCGTCGACCTCGAACCGTCCTGGACGGTATGA
- a CDS encoding arylamine N-acetyltransferase family protein, giving the protein MGLMWSGDELDLDAYLERIGLREDSGAVGELLPDLPTLYAVHRAHTAAITFESLDVLLGRPVALDVKSIEDKLVHGRRGGYCYEQNSLLAAALERIGFEVTGRGARNRTRGDSLLAVTHAVLVVTVDGEEWLCDAGFGHQGPREPVPLGRPGAEVEQGKWTYRIREEADGVLALCLLRGESWRDLYAFSPQRYHPVDYVVLNHYSSAHPRSSFVGRVIVQRPGDDVRRALVGRELTTLHPDGTTEQRLVGPEELLTVLDQEFGVRLPDRDAAELVGMYLAED; this is encoded by the coding sequence ATGGGGCTCATGTGGAGCGGCGACGAGCTGGACCTGGACGCCTATCTGGAGCGGATCGGCCTTCGAGAGGATTCCGGGGCGGTGGGGGAACTCCTGCCGGACCTCCCGACGTTGTACGCAGTGCACCGGGCCCATACCGCCGCCATCACCTTCGAGAGCCTGGACGTCCTGCTCGGCCGCCCCGTCGCGCTGGACGTCAAGTCGATCGAGGACAAGCTCGTGCACGGCCGCCGCGGCGGCTACTGCTACGAACAGAACTCGCTGCTGGCCGCCGCCCTGGAGCGGATCGGCTTCGAGGTCACCGGGCGCGGTGCCCGCAATCGCACCCGCGGGGACTCCCTGCTGGCCGTGACCCACGCCGTCCTCGTCGTCACGGTCGACGGTGAGGAGTGGCTGTGCGACGCCGGGTTCGGCCACCAGGGGCCCCGCGAGCCGGTTCCGCTGGGGCGCCCCGGCGCCGAAGTGGAGCAGGGGAAGTGGACGTACCGCATCCGTGAGGAGGCGGACGGGGTGCTCGCGCTGTGCCTGCTGCGCGGAGAGAGCTGGCGGGACCTGTACGCCTTCTCCCCGCAGCGCTACCACCCGGTCGACTACGTCGTCCTCAACCACTACAGCTCCGCTCACCCCCGCTCCTCCTTCGTCGGGCGGGTCATCGTCCAGCGCCCGGGCGACGACGTCCGCCGGGCGCTCGTCGGGCGGGAACTGACCACGCTGCACCCCGACGGGACGACCGAGCAGCGGCTCGTGGGCCCGGAGGAGCTCCTGACCGTGCTCGACCAGGAGTTCGGTGTTCGGCTGCCCGATCGGGACGCTGCGGAACTGGTGGGGATGTACCTCGCCGAGGACTGA
- a CDS encoding DUF1152 domain-containing protein: MTALHTNPLFARLADAERILVAGAGGGFDIYAGLPVALSLMHQGKEVHLANLSFSHLAGLPLEDWAAPDVAAVTAQSAPHQAYFPERTLAQWLETHGYPSTVYAFPQTGVQPLRAAYRALVDLHRIDAIVLVDGGTDILMRGDEAGLGTPEEDMTSVAALAALDDVPERLVVSVGFGVDAYHGVSHALVLENIAALEREGAYLGAFSIPRATREGALFLDAVAHAQDNTPERPSIVNGSIAAAVRGSFGDVRFTTRTQGSELFVNPLMSLCFAFDLPGLAARCLYLDRIEDTHLMRQVHSRIAEFREDLVTRPARRIPH, encoded by the coding sequence ATGACCGCCTTGCACACCAACCCGCTCTTCGCCCGCCTCGCCGATGCCGAACGCATCCTCGTTGCGGGCGCGGGCGGCGGTTTCGACATCTACGCCGGCCTGCCCGTCGCCCTCTCCCTCATGCACCAGGGCAAGGAGGTCCATCTGGCGAACCTCTCGTTCAGTCATCTCGCGGGACTGCCCCTGGAGGACTGGGCGGCCCCCGACGTGGCCGCCGTCACCGCGCAGAGCGCGCCCCACCAGGCCTATTTCCCCGAGCGGACACTGGCCCAATGGCTGGAGACGCACGGCTACCCCTCCACGGTGTACGCCTTTCCCCAGACCGGGGTGCAACCGCTGCGCGCCGCCTACCGCGCCCTGGTCGACCTCCACCGCATCGACGCGATCGTCCTGGTCGATGGCGGCACCGACATCCTGATGCGGGGTGACGAAGCGGGCCTCGGCACCCCCGAGGAGGACATGACCAGCGTCGCGGCGCTGGCCGCGCTGGACGACGTACCGGAGCGCCTCGTCGTGTCGGTCGGCTTCGGCGTGGACGCGTACCACGGGGTCAGCCACGCGCTGGTGCTGGAGAACATAGCCGCGCTGGAGCGCGAGGGCGCCTACCTCGGCGCGTTCTCCATACCGCGCGCCACCCGCGAAGGCGCACTCTTCCTCGACGCGGTGGCGCACGCCCAGGACAACACGCCGGAGCGGCCCAGCATCGTCAACGGCTCGATCGCCGCGGCCGTGCGGGGCTCCTTCGGCGATGTCCGGTTCACCACCCGCACCCAGGGCAGCGAACTCTTCGTGAACCCGCTGATGTCCCTGTGCTTCGCCTTCGACCTGCCGGGGCTGGCCGCGCGCTGCCTCTACCTGGACCGTATCGAGGACACCCACCTGATGCGCCAGGTCCACTCCCGGATCGCGGAGTTCCGCGAGGACCTCGTCACCCGCCCCGCCCGCCGCATCCCCCACTGA